The DNA window GTGCTTGATGAGGTTTGGTACGGGCATCAATAATCACATTATCGCAAGCCCAATGCTTATTCTCATAGTGGCTGTTCACACCATATATATCATGGGAAGGGTTGCTTCGTGTAAATGTAGCCCAAAGAAAATTATGAATAGTCGCACTCATAAATGAGCTGTCGTCACAAAGAACGATCATCGGACATGATGGAAGCGGTCCTTTGTCATGAATCGCTTTACTGAGGCCTTCTATTTCCTGTGCTTCCTCAGCATAAGTAGTGAATTTAGGCGCTTGAATGACTACAACGCCTGGCATGACTAATTTGGCGTTCTCAAAGCCACGAATATCTTTCAAACTGTCAGGTACTTCTGTACATAATTCTCTCTTCTTGTCTCCATACGCAGCGAAAACAACTTTGCTCCCACTATTGATCCCTGTACCCGAATAATCAAGCGTATCAATTGTCGTATTCGTATAAAAATGAATATCTCGATGCAAATCTAAACGTTCCAAGATATACGTTAAGAAATTTATTTCATGATGTGAATCAATTGGTTGATCCTCTTCTGCCGTTATAAATAAATACTTTGCTAAGCTTAATTGTCCGGTTCCTAATATCCGATTAGCTAAAGTAAGAAGTTCGGCAGGTTGTTTGACTTTCTGATACGGCGTATACCGTTCACTACCAATGGCAAATAGTAGTGGATGTACACCTGCAGCATCGACGGCATGGACTTCTTTTACGCCGGGAATTTCTCCCTTGATGGCATCTCCCGTCAATTCATGAATAAGTTCACCAAATGAAGTATCCTCTTGCGGCGGTCGGCCAACAACTGTAAAAGGCCATATTGCATTGGGTTTGGCATACACTTTATGCACTTTCATGACCGGGAAAGGATGCGTGAGACTGTAATAGCCTAGATGATCACCAAAAGGCCCTTCTGGTTTCGTATCCCCAGGATGGATTTCTCCTGTTATAACAAAATCGGCATCACTACTGATACAGAAACCATCAACGTAGTTATAGCGGAAATTACGCCCAGCAAGCAATCCGGCAACCGTCATTTCACTGAGTCCCTCTGGTAACGGCATGATAGCAGCCAGAGTATGTGCGGGATGGCCACCTACAAAACAGCTTACCTTTAAAGGTTCTCCCCGTTTATTCGCCTTATCCTGATGAACTCCGATACCACGGTGAATCTGATAATGTAATCCAATCTCTTTGTTGAGCTCATATTCATTACCACTTAATTGCATACGATACATGCCTAGATTGGAATTCATAATTCCCGGTTTTTCTGGATCTTCGCTATATACCTGAGGCAATGTGACGAAGGCACCACCATCCATCGGCCAGTGATGTATCAAAGGAAGATCCGAAATTTGAATCTCCTGAGCGGTAACCGGCATGTTTCCAAATTTCTTCAAGGGAAGTGCTTTGAATGCGGCTAACCCATTGCTGATATTCTTAAAGGGATGCTTTACAGCTTTCATAGGGTCATCACGCAGCGCCATGACGTTCTGCACGGACTGCCAAGTATTCCGAAAGATAAACTTACTCCGCTCAATTGTTCCAAAAATATTCGATGCCACGCGAAATTTTGAACCTTTTACATTTTCAAATAACAACGCAGGCCCACCAGCTTCGTACACTTTCATATGAATAGCAGCCATTTCAAGATATGGATCCACTTCTTCACGAATACGAACTAAATGACCATGCTTCTCTAAATCGATGAGACAATCTTCTAAATTGCGATACATTATAGATACGCTCCATTCTCTAGAACATCATTGATCGGCTTTGTTTGCAGAAATCCCATAAAGGAACACATCAATTGCTTGCTTGTACAATTCAAGTGCCTCCGGCATACTTGCTTTGGATGATACCTGGCTAAGCCCGATGAACAAACCTTCAAAAATTAACGCAAGTCCATGTATATCTTTGCTGCTCGCGAATTCTCCACGATTAAGCCCTTCTTGAATCAATTGTTGATTAAACTCGATGTGGGAATCCATTAATTTATGAATCCGTTCCTCAATATCATGCTCTTTATCTTCTTTATTGAAGAACTCATTTGCAGCTTTGGTAAGCGGATGATTAAGATCCTCGAGTACCATATGTTCAGCGAAGCCGTAGAGCTTCTCTTTGACGGTCTTGAACTGAGATTCCTTCTCTTTCCATTTCTCGTTCCAGTCCCGCTCCCACTCATCGATCAGATAGAGGAACAGCCCCTCTTTACTCTTAAAATGATAATAAATATTGCCCTTACTACTGCCAGTTGCGGACACGATATCTTCAATCGAGGTTGCAGCAAACCCCTTTTGAACAAACAGAGCACGTGCAGAATCAGCCACCCGTTTCTTAGTCTGCAAGCTTTGTAATTGTCGCTTATTCATTACATTCAACTCCGATTAGGGTGATTGATGTCGGACCTATAATAACTAATCTAAAGTATAATCGATCTAGCATATTATATAAATACGATTAATTAAGGGTCAATCAAAATTACTGGTTGATATAACCCGCCTGAGTGGAGTTTTGGATGGTTCGCGCCTTAATTATAGGCCCTCATCAGGTTACTGTTACGAATGCTGAACTGATAGGCTTCTCTTTCTCGAAATAAGTGAAAGACCAAAACAAAGGAATAATACGATAGCAGCAGCTACATATGGGAAATTGATATTAACATCAAATAATAATCCAGCAACGATAGGCCCAATGATATTTCCTAGACTTGTATATGCAGAGTTCAGACCAGCAACAAATCCCTGCTGCTTTTCAGCCATTTTGGACATTTGCGTACTGATTGCTGGACGTAAGATGTCAATGGATAAGAAGAGAATGAATGTCACGGCCATGATCATCCAGTAAGTGTTCACAAACAGTGTTAATAAGACAAACAGACCCGATAAAAACAGACAAACGGAAATGACTTTTTTCTCGCCAAAACGGTTTAGAATCCATCCGAATATAGTTAACTGAACTACAGCTCCTGATATCGAACCAAACGTTATAATTACAGCAATATCTTGAGGCGTGAAGCCGAATTTATGATCGACAAACAATCCAAAGACAGTCTCATAATTAGCTAAGCCAAATGCCATAACGAATACAATAACTAAACTGAAAAAGTATGGAGCCTTGAATGAATATACGAGCTGTGAAACTAGACTTTGGGATTTCTCGGCATTCGCCTTCATTGCCACACGTTGCTCAGATGTTGTTGATTCTGGCAAGATGATTGTAGTGATCAAAGCAGCAATTGCACCAGCAGCACCCGCTGCATAAAAAGGAACACGTAGCCCGTATTCCGCTAAGAATCCACCAATACCGGGACCAATAATAAAGCCAGTAGTAATCGCGGCATTAATCAATCCCATCCCAGTTCCTCTCTCCTCAGTGGAAGAGATATCCGCTACATATGCCATTACAGAAGGCATGATAAGAGCGGCTCCAACTCCTCCCAACATTCTTGCTGCAAACAACAGAACGGGTGTACTAGCTAAACCGAACAATAATTCGGATACTGCAAAAATAACCATACCTGAAACGATAATTTTCTTCCGACCTAATGAATCGGATAGCCTACCTGCTAATGGAGAGAATAAGAGCTGAGTAAGTGAAAAAGCAGCAACCAATAGTCCTACAATACTGCCATTTATGTGCAGTTCGGTCATATACTTAGGCATGATCGGGATAACAAGACCAATACCAGTAAAGACAAGAAAAATATTGAGCATTAATAGCAATAAGGCTCCCTTGTTACGTGTTAACAAATGCATTGTGATTCCTCCATGATGTACGAGTTTTTATCTATACTGAACGTTCGTTCTGTGAAATATTATCACATACCTTAATATAATTTCAAGAAGAACTTATTATACTTTCGAATACTCTCTCCTCAACAACGAATAATGGTATTGATCGCATATTGTTCCATCTTCAAACCAAATAGACCGCGGATTAATTCCACGGTCTATTATCACAATATAGATCTCTGTTACATAACACCTAACAACTCGTTAATTTTATTAATTCCATCCATATGAGTGGGATCCAACTCTACAGATTTTTGATAATGCTGTAACGCTAGATTACGTTCTCCAGCAAGCAAATACATCTCACCGATACTGTCATGTAGGTTGGACGATCCTGGGAACATGTGAATCGAGAGCTGCAGAATCGCAATTCCCTCCTGAAGCCAACCTCTTTCCAACATCATATAAGCATAAGCATTGAATGAACCCTCAAGAACGAGATACTCTTCCATGCTGGACTCCTGAATCTGAGTGTATTCACTTATCGCAGCCTCAACACCAGATTCAATCGTAATTTTAGATAAATAAGTTGCTAGGCTCTTCTTTACATATGGAATGTCTTCACCAAGTATAATATCAAGGATTGCCTTACAAAGAACTTTATTACCTATAAAATCGGCATTCGTCATAATAGCTATAGCTATCCCATTCTCGGGTAAGAGTAGTAAATTACTACGGAACCCGGTATCCATGCCAGAATGAGA is part of the Paenibacillus segetis genome and encodes:
- a CDS encoding UbiD family decarboxylase, with translation MYRNLEDCLIDLEKHGHLVRIREEVDPYLEMAAIHMKVYEAGGPALLFENVKGSKFRVASNIFGTIERSKFIFRNTWQSVQNVMALRDDPMKAVKHPFKNISNGLAAFKALPLKKFGNMPVTAQEIQISDLPLIHHWPMDGGAFVTLPQVYSEDPEKPGIMNSNLGMYRMQLSGNEYELNKEIGLHYQIHRGIGVHQDKANKRGEPLKVSCFVGGHPAHTLAAIMPLPEGLSEMTVAGLLAGRNFRYNYVDGFCISSDADFVITGEIHPGDTKPEGPFGDHLGYYSLTHPFPVMKVHKVYAKPNAIWPFTVVGRPPQEDTSFGELIHELTGDAIKGEIPGVKEVHAVDAAGVHPLLFAIGSERYTPYQKVKQPAELLTLANRILGTGQLSLAKYLFITAEEDQPIDSHHEINFLTYILERLDLHRDIHFYTNTTIDTLDYSGTGINSGSKVVFAAYGDKKRELCTEVPDSLKDIRGFENAKLVMPGVVVIQAPKFTTYAEEAQEIEGLSKAIHDKGPLPSCPMIVLCDDSSFMSATIHNFLWATFTRSNPSHDIYGVNSHYENKHWACDNVIIDARTKPHQAPPLIPDPTVEKNIERLFIKGASLGGII
- a CDS encoding TetR/AcrR family transcriptional regulator, producing MNKRQLQSLQTKKRVADSARALFVQKGFAATSIEDIVSATGSSKGNIYYHFKSKEGLFLYLIDEWERDWNEKWKEKESQFKTVKEKLYGFAEHMVLEDLNHPLTKAANEFFNKEDKEHDIEERIHKLMDSHIEFNQQLIQEGLNRGEFASSKDIHGLALIFEGLFIGLSQVSSKASMPEALELYKQAIDVFLYGISANKADQ
- a CDS encoding MFS transporter, translating into MHLLTRNKGALLLLMLNIFLVFTGIGLVIPIMPKYMTELHINGSIVGLLVAAFSLTQLLFSPLAGRLSDSLGRKKIIVSGMVIFAVSELLFGLASTPVLLFAARMLGGVGAALIMPSVMAYVADISSTEERGTGMGLINAAITTGFIIGPGIGGFLAEYGLRVPFYAAGAAGAIAALITTIILPESTTSEQRVAMKANAEKSQSLVSQLVYSFKAPYFFSLVIVFVMAFGLANYETVFGLFVDHKFGFTPQDIAVIITFGSISGAVVQLTIFGWILNRFGEKKVISVCLFLSGLFVLLTLFVNTYWMIMAVTFILFLSIDILRPAISTQMSKMAEKQQGFVAGLNSAYTSLGNIIGPIVAGLLFDVNINFPYVAAAIVLFLCFGLSLISRKRSLSVQHS